The following coding sequences lie in one Enterococcus sp. 9E7_DIV0242 genomic window:
- a CDS encoding KH domain-containing protein has protein sequence MTDVKELVLTIVRPLVSHPEAVSLEIEESDNFLEYNLTVSQEDIGRVIGKQGRVAKAIRTIVYSVRTDGPKKVRLNILDGQ, from the coding sequence ATGACTGATGTAAAAGAGTTAGTATTGACGATTGTTCGTCCGTTAGTTAGTCATCCGGAAGCAGTTTCTTTGGAAATCGAAGAATCTGATAACTTCCTAGAATACAATTTGACTGTATCTCAAGAAGATATTGGACGTGTTATTGGAAAACAAGGACGAGTAGCGAAAGCAATTCGTACGATTGTTTACAGTGTGCGTACAGATGGACCCAAAAAGGTTCGTTTAAATATCCTAGATGGTCAGTAA